A genome region from Panicum virgatum strain AP13 chromosome 4K, P.virgatum_v5, whole genome shotgun sequence includes the following:
- the LOC120704702 gene encoding uncharacterized protein LOC120704702, with the protein MEAYCNAVRHLEDKFNGIELNHVLCKYNEDADELAKIASGRTTIPPNIFARDIVKPSVDFKDPGEPGPSTAEPSDGNLSADETEPMETETETSLVDEVEAMQTDEAPLSHDWRDQFLDWIN; encoded by the coding sequence atggaggcatattGCAACGCAGTGCGccacctcgaagacaagttcaaCGGCATAGAACTCAACCACGTCCTGTGCAAGTACAATGAGGATGCGGACGAGCTAGCTAAGATCGCGTCGGGACGGACTACCATTCCCCCGAATATCTTTGCTCGCGACATCGTCAAACCCTCCGTCGATTTCAAAGATCCAGGGGAGCCGGGCCCCTCGACTGCCGAGCCCTCCGACGGGAATCTCTcggcggacgagaccgagcccaTGGAGACAGAAACCGAGACATCCTTGGTGGACGAGGTCGAGGCAATGCAGACTGACGAGGCCCCACTTTCGCATGACTGGCGCGACCAGTTCCTCGACTGGATCAACTGA